tcatgtcccctaaaaaatactgtcgaaacgctcaaaacgctcattccaaatcCCTTAAAGCACTTTATAGACTTTGGATATATTCTATAATATTCgttgtaacatatatacgttatttgatctattcccattctatttccaattATTGTTTCTACAAGATGttctacgtaacatattatcgattttacgtcattgaacatttgcgatgcggtgcgatgCCGCACTGCAttgtactgcaaactactgcactgCGATATCGCAACAAAGttgaatacattttaacttggaaatacgacgagttgcgttgagttgcggcaaaaataatcgatatatcggtatcgcaaagcaacgcatcgcaaatgcggtggtagtatgaacgaacctttagagTGTATAGTTTTATTCTTTGCGATTTGACACAATGGATTAATTAACTTGTGTTTTTTTAGGAGCATCAAATGAGAGAATATCAAACTGGACAATATTTTAAGATGGAATTTGTTTCCTGAAAGGGTTCATGTTATTTCAAATTCTGTTCATTTTCCCCATTCCTTACAACAGTAATCTTTCactaaataaaatatttagcaaCATTACACTCTGACTAACAAAAATATTCTCTAATGCTTGAAATGTATGATGGAAGTTCACTCTGACTTTATTGGTTACGTATGTCGTGATCACTCTAAATAAGGAGTGAAATCATACTCTTTCAAGAGTGTCAATTCATTCTTGAAAGAGTGTCATTTACTATTTTATGGAGTGATGTgatcattgtcatgattgtaggtAATCCAAAGTGTGTGAATCACGGAGCTATCATATTCGCGGAggcgcaatagattatgtaacgcattttaactttgtgccgattagaagttccgccaagctattcatcgagaggtaccttttgttcaggacaaaataGTTCCACCgttaaatcggtaactaacctgacagcgtattaacgctttaccaggcaggctactgtcaataagtgatcaaaagaatatcgtgtgaaagcgcccacttgagtgagaggtacCCATTGTCCTTattcaacccaagggtgtgactgagtgttcgccagcacacaaaatcacactTCACCGTCGGagtacaattatttaccacccaaatttatttaggcgcctcatttaaatcaattcaatacagttgctgatcgattacccgtaacaacgtgccatggctgctatgtatataggtctatctgtgtcactttctataataattaactccttcgcagtaggcctatatactgttatcatgattataggcctgttcaataaagtcaaatgggtttcttaatatcacgaatatccattttaaaaaccagtagaggcaattgaggtagtgaaggaggggtcgaggggtgaaaagaggagaagcggatgggtgatcgagattgtaaggagggaggaagacaaaaaagaaaaaaaggaagaggggagaaggagagagagagggataAGGAGAATGATGGAGTGACATGTCCCTAAAGTGCATAGGCGTATAAAtccggggggataaatccccccaatattttgccaggggtggtccatacaatcacaccCCCCAAGTTGACGCCTGTGCATGGGTTTCTGTcgaaatcaacctcatatttgaccatatTAGCCACAAAAATGCCATTTCTTTAGTGCTtcgtgcgaatttattccacttttgtcccatatttcaccagtttagtttcaatggGCCTATGGTAAAATTTTTCTCGCGCATTTGTCCCATAAGGTACaggtactggattcactataccgggtaggcctacaaaaatatcccacccccatgtcaaaaagaattcTACGCTACTGctaaagtgtaggcataagaaagaataagtgcagagaaaggaaaaaataaagaaaataataattattattataaagtctgcacaaaaagtaactcaactgttataaatacacagtaaaaagctgcgtcggcagtgtgatgatgaatacaaaagtaaaaagtaggaaactaCCGTGAAGTATATAAAATTGGGCGAGCTTTCGGCCATAGGCCTTTTTCATAGCCATGATATAATACTTGAAGGGCCTAACGACGGAAAGCGGGAAAATCAACGTTCATTCCTGAAGGCGTAAGTGTTCCTAAATTGAAAATTAGCTGCTGTTCATCTTTGCGGCGACTTGCCGTGTTACCGTGGCATTTTTTGAGTCCAGTAATTTGCATGTCTTCCTGGCTGTGACCATTCGTTGAAAAATGTTTAGCAACTGGTTTGGTGATGTCCCCTCTGTTGGTATCTCTGAGATGTTCCCGAAAACGTTCTGATATCATTCGTCCAGTTTCACCGATGTACACTGAAGCGCATTTTCGACACGTAATGGCATATATGCAGTCCTTAGTGGTGCAAGTGAAGTCACCCTTGATGTTAAAGTTATCTTTGGGACCGTTGATTGTAGCAGTGTTATAGACAAACCGACAAGTTTTGCATCGCGGTCTCTTACATGCGGTCATGGAGGCATTATCATGCTTAGGTGTGACTAGGGAGTGGACGAGAGAGTCTTTGAGGTTTTGGTCTTTTCTGTACGCTTGTAGGGGAGGTGATGGGAAGATGGCATGAGTAGCTGCATCCGCGCGAATTAAGTGGAAATTCTTCTGAACGATTTTGGCAACACGTACGTTCAGAGGGTGATATGTGAGAACCAGCGGGACGCGATCGGTGTTGGTGGCAGGTGTAGGTTTGATAGCTTCTTCACGAGATATTCTATCAACCTTACGCTTAGCATCTTTAGTGATGTGTTCCGGGTAGTCTCTCTCGTGGAAGAAGGTGCACATTTCAGAAGCTCGGTTCTCAAAATCTTCATCTTCACTGCAAAGACGGCGAAGTCGGAGAAGCTGAGATTGAGGGATAGAGTTTTGCACGCCGAAGGATGTGATGAGGAGTAGGTAAGGTAGCTATGGGAATCGGTAGGTTTTTAGTAGACGCTGGTTCTGAGTTTGTTGTTGTCTTGGTTGACAAGGACTTGAATGTCGAGGAACGATAGCGAGTTATTGGAGATTTCGAAGGTGAAATCTAAGGATGGATGAAATGATTTCACATAATTGATGAATTTCTCCAGGTCATCGCGAGAACATGACGAAAATCCGATGATGTCATCTATGTAGCGGCGGTAGAGATCTGGTTTGATACCGTTATACTGGGAGAAGATTTGATCCTCTATTATATAACCCATGAAGATGCAAGCCATGCTGGGGCCTAATTTAGTCCCCATGACGATCCCAGATTTCTGGATGAAGTGCTTGTTGTTAAACTCAAATGACGAAAGTTTGAGAACTAGATCAGCAAGCCTAATCAGTGTAGTGGTGCTGGGTCTGTTGGTGGATGGGGTGCGATCCAGGAAGTATTTAAGAGCAACTAGAGCCTCATCGATGTGTATGACCGTGTAAAGCGATTTAACATCCATAGTAAACAGAAGTCGGTTAGGTCCAGAAAATTCAAAATGATcgaaaatacgcagtgcatcattgGTATCTTTGACATACGATGGCAGAGACTCCACGATCGGAGTGAGAACACTATCAAGATAACTTGATATCAGTTCAGTGGGGTAATTACACGTAGATACTACTGGCCTTCCTGGGGTGTTGGCTTTATGGATTTTGGGAAGCAGATAGAAACGAGCTTGGCGGGGGTTGGTGCAAATAAGGTTACATGCGGATTCCGGAAGATCACCATTATCAATAAATTCCTCAACAGTCCTAATAACAGTGTCGTTGTGATCTTGCGTCAAGTCTTGTTGGACCTCCTCGTAGAAGTCGGCGTTACTGAGTTGTCTCTCAGCTTCCTGGATGTAAAGATCCTTTCTCAAAACTACAATCGCGCCACCTTTATCAGCTGGTTTAATCACAATGTCAGGGTTGTTGCGTAGACGGGTGATCGCTTCGCGTTCTTTAGAGGTGATGTTTACGTTTTTGTAGATGTAAGAGTCGAGAGCGGGGTATTGGCCTGGTAGGGGAGTCCAGTTGGATCGTTTTGGATTAAGAGCTTCAAAGGGGTCCAATTCTTTGGATGTTGATGTTTTATCGTGGAAGAAAGCTTTCAgtctatagattcagaactaataattgttttcacaatatttcaacatagagagaagtaTGATTTATTTAcgagcattttgataccccattcgtcaaatgtcgttcactattaacaacacagtagtgcttttacagaaaaacaccaaaatttaaaagttgcagtttacagcgatcaatggttataatgccagcactgtaaacacgtaaatcccgccattatcttcgcgcttacttcaaatcaatacaaataactgcaacttttaaattggcgtatttttctttcaaaacaatgctgtattgttaatattgaacaaaatttgacaaatggggtatcaaaatgcgcgtaaataaatcatccttctttttatgttgaaatattgtgaaaacaaagttactttttatgcagactttagaaactaagcatataacagtactaggcagccattcaatgatgccaaaacctttatgcgttacgtaattaaaacacccagtcagatgtatttcacacctgccaaacacaagtaacccaatttcgataactggacgttgaatgtacactctcatgaatattaattggcaacattttccaatatgtcagcgctcaaatcggacacaatagaacaatagacccttcagtgcgttggtgtGAATACCAAAGGAGTATACAAAACATGGCCAGGCCAGGCCATTATTGGCCTAGGCCACAGTTTATATGCCCTTTAACCTAGACTGGCctggccatactgcagttactgtccgttttcctatacacaatacacagtgctctttcccattgacgcgtgacccctacaaatagccctacgttaaaagtatggggatatgactagttaacgtcgctgtgtgaaaaataaccggccaatattaaaagtactcttctagagttctagaaaatatagtttttaacatgtcctaaatttttagctaatttagatgtttggaaatattcgtactttggtgttttagttaatgttataggtaatagtacattgcctagttaacgtcgctgtgtgaaaaataaccggccaattctaaaattctagacaatatagttttgtaacatgtcctaaatttttagctaatttaggtgtttggagagggtcgtacttttgtgttttaggaaggacatgtaaacgacagataacaccaaaaatatgaagaaattattttcaaaccgtgttaagtcaaaaatcattatgttgctcattttcaagaatgctggtttacaaaaagcacgccattgtctgatttcgtgaacaaagccacacataccattgtttcctttcgtttcctttataatcggttacccaactgaagctatgaataccagctttattgcgatatcgcacatgaaaacagacacttgtaggctacttgtgcacaaccagagaagatccgatttaatcagttgagctgtttcaatgagtgttatcttggtttaatagcttttaatggggttaagtcctgcaaaggtcgagatgaattctactgtagacatgactgcatcatgctatgTTTTGTACATACTCGAATTTCAATAATCATGTTACTAATAAAAGCTGTCAGGTTTGCAATAGAACTTCGTAAACACGTTATTCAAGAAATAGCAAAATGGTCGTGTTATTTATTGTGTGATCTTCACAGGAATATACAAAACGTAATTAAATTTTGGGTCGCAAACACTTCGCAATTGGGTCGCGAACCTTAACTAagcaaatatactgcgccaaaaagtatccgtacacttgggaaaataaaactaaaccatattggggtaaatatgtttgttaatagatgtactatctaatcctgcacattatgacaccgcattgaatccaatgtgacttcaagaagtaaagttacaagcgattgaatagatgaaggtccagtttcaaaagtgacaaactggcctatacaaagcgCAAACAGATtacaacaagcgcaacaaagagacaacacagtttcttcaatgaagcgttatttaaagcagtttttatttcagtttttacttccctgtacttttcataactctcattttatttgtcagttcttttgtttcagttttcttttattccttttgttttaaattaaaggtacgcatgaattagccattcaccactctcaaaccagatgtttaGTATGTGGAggtttgaataggccagtttgtcaattttaaaactggaccttcgtctattcaaatgcttgtaaatttgcttcttgaagtcacattggattcaatggggtctcataatgtgcaggatttgatagtacatctattaaaataagaaaccccaatatggttcagttttgaaattgtgattatttttccaagtgtaaggatattcttttggcgcagtataatacAAATTAGAATATTGTATGAaaagtataaaaagaaatacaagAGAAGAGGTTTCCCTCTTAAGGGCTCTGTAACCCATCtttgcacattattatgttttgatgaatccaagtgtgtgaaaatattggatccaaaacataataatgataaaattggatgctttacgcccaatatttatagGTCTCGCTATGAGGTTTATAATATTGGACTCacctacgtctcgtccaatattttaaaactcattgctcgaccaataaatatgggctcattagatccaattttatatcagtattcTTTGCGTGACATGAGCAGACAGAAACACCCATTTGCATTTTggaatttacgatataatacatatttatggtaaattattaaaaattgatagttttgacatttaacagtcatcaaagtaaacttagtaaatctaatgatatgtacttgaagtatgtagctgggaagataAGCCGACCATCGtgatgaaaatgttgacattgcgtattgaagatatacaggaagttttccaaaagacctaaaatgtgAGTTGGAAACTTTATGTATATCTTTTataatttttggcatattgaagcaaaattggtgaaatatggtacaaaaatgtattttttagtttaaaatggccAAATGAGAGGGCGAGATGGCTGAGtggttaaagggcaggtctatagcaaaaacaagtttatctctattcgaagagaataattattacattacaagttgacacttgttgcaattttttgtgcgtatttctcctgaaaaaggagaaattgtgtgggtaaagttcagcctcgtacgtgttcttcccccgtttgaagcgtacgtgttctcccccgtttggctgatgacgtaggtaaatgaagcgggcacaATATCACGCTCTCATCATataatcacaatcactttgacaagtttgacatagcAACAAAGTGTTGTACTATCAcctaccataacaatgctgcaaaACAATATGCACaccattgttctcatttcgggaacaaagcaagcacagtattgttactatgcgattgctttgtaatatttcatccatctgaaactatagcattgcaatatacagggaaatcagatacatcaGTTTGTGgatttaacacggtttatatgctagtctcagatgaaattctaagctcaaattatgtatttattttttaggcctaatatttctcatgatattgatatacatatgaatcgtAATATCAcagttcgtcggctgtattccatagtggcgtatagtgatttttggtcattttttgaaaattggcacatatgtttttaatgatgttctctttcatttttctaagtctcatcagtcataattagctaattaattagtaattaattaattaaatgtggcgtatagttacaaagtgacatttttttgtattccatagtggcgtatcgaccatacgccactttttatacacattttataattatgaaatatcggcaaaaatgaaaaacatcgtatgtcatagtggcgtacacgtatcggacctatacgccactatggaatacgaacgacgaaaagtaacgccatagggattacacagcgaccgaggtggcgtacggttaacgttaggttagggtattgcgttttgtttgttttccatagtgacgtatagttttattttcagtttgccagcaatagtatgtatttatttcttttgaaaaatatataacaataaaatctatttagtttactacagaaatttcacatcatttacaaaatataatgaatgtctgatttacacaactcgattttaaattggcatttcttcaaacccgattttctcgaaaagttgtttattcgccccactatacgccactatggaatacagacgacgagtTGTcttatatataaaaaagaagcggctgattttatccatatgtttaaaaaccattaaatttgtaatataaaatttggattttttttctgtgaacaacaacagtatacgttctgtccattgagagcgtttatagtcccttttcttaAAGCGGGcatatctcatttcatgacgtcaccgttgttctaggccaaatctgtctcgttcgaaggaactcaccgcttaagttggtttttgcggaatatcaattttaaacgtcttattttctcaaaaaaggagtt
This DNA window, taken from Amphiura filiformis chromosome 16, Afil_fr2py, whole genome shotgun sequence, encodes the following:
- the LOC140172542 gene encoding uncharacterized protein, whose product is MARLKAFFHDKTSTSKELDPFEALNPKRSNWTPLPGQYPALDSYIYKNVNITSKEREAITRLRNNPDIVIKPADKGGAIVVLRKDLYIQEAERQLSNADFYEEVQQDLTQDHNDTVIRTVEEFIDNGDLPESACNLICTNPRQARFYLLPKIHKANTPGRPVVSTCNYPTELISSYLDSVLTPIVESLPSYVKDTNDALRIFDHFEFSGPNRLLFTMDVKSLYTVIHIDEALVALKYFLDRTPSTNRPSTTTLIRLADLVLKLSSFEFNNKHFIQKSGIVMGTKLGPSMACIFMGYIIEDQIFSQYNGIKPDLYRRYIDDIIGFSSCSRDDLEKFINYVKSFHPSLDFTFEISNNSLSFLDIQVLVNQDNNKLRTSVY